acataggTACTTTAAAGACAGGACACTCACCTCAGCTGCTGGTCATCATGGTACTTGACCATGCCGTCTCTGTGCTTAAAGGGGGCGTCACAGGAGACAGCCAGTCTATTGCGGATCTTATTATCCGATATGTTGCTCAGTTGATGGCAGTTGGGGCATAGCAACAGGATGTCGTGAGATGTATGCGATTTCATGACCACGGGAAAGTGTTTTCGGTACTCGCGAGGCACCACATTCTTTCGTATGTAGGCATCCCGACGGCCACAGACCACACACTGATTCTCCTTGGGCGTCTGATAATAACGGCCAACATCGCCGACTGCTCGACCCGCAGGCTCAAAGTTTAGACGGACTGTGAACGGATGTTCGCTGATCTGAGCTCCCAGATTTTGATTGAGGTACCAGGAGGCTTTGCGGCGATCAATCGTGCAGAGCAGCTCGCCGTCGGGCGCCTCCAGAAGGCAGTTGTCATAAAATACTTTGGACTGAGTGCCAAGATTACGacattgttgtttcttttttgacaGAGTCTTTtcttgtttgactttggttgTCATCGGGTGTGAGGAGGAAACGGaaacacttttatttgatATGCCGGCGGCGTAACCTCTTGTAAAGTCCACGTCGAGAAAAGGTTCAATTTTTGGTCGTATCTGATTGAATTCTATGGGACGCCAATTCAAAAAGCTTCTGGGCTCCAGATCTCTCGATAGCTTCTGAAAAATTGCGACCGCGGCGAGTGCATCATTGGCAGCATAGTTTAACTGCGCTGAATCCAGCTGCGTAGCTTCCCAGTTGGAGCAGGCAAGACGCCAGTTTTTGTCCAGCACAAAGTTAAGATGAGTCTTTGCCAGTTTGCCCAATCCCTCCGCCTGATGGCCGGCCATTATGGCCATGAAACGTAAGTCGAAAGTGTTGGATACGCCGACACCGTAGTCATGCGATAGTTTCTTGGCATCGTCCTGTGGAGCCACTCCCACCTTGATGACTTCATCATCCTCGAGCAGTTCACGCAGATCCTTGGGTATCTGCTTCATGCAACACAGTCGGAACAGCGCACAGAGGCCCCGATGAGAGCTCAGCTGCAGCAAGGCCACGGGCCTGCGGCTTCCACCCACTGTGATCCATTCGCAGTCAAATCCCAGCACTTTGAATGACTGACAGTGtctgaaatatttgaaatcgTTATCAACCGGATTTTCCGTCTGAAGTTACTCACTTTTTAAGCTCGTTCAATATGCGCTGTGATTCATGAATGGAGCTAATGACCTCGATGCGTTTGTGCTGCAGCGACTGATAACTGCCAACAAACAACTTGCCACGCAACAGGCCCAACATAGATTGCCTGTGACGCACCAGGACGTAAAACAATCCCAGACCGGCTGCGATGAGGGCCCATCTCTTTGTGTTCACTGCAGACTGTTGGCTAGACATGCCAGATCAGagtataaaattacaaaagttaccgaaattgaaatattacgCCACTGTAATCCGAAATTGTAtcatgtatttatgtaaatattatgtttgtgtgttgtgtacACTCCTATTGAAGGGGCTTACTTTGTTTTTGCCCCAAGTATTTACCCAACACTGTACTAGAGATGGGCGAGATTTAGTGTTTCATACCACAAGTATCGGATCAAGAAATAGCACCGGCtcgaaatataatatttattagctaATATTTATTGGTTAATAAGCATGTTGATTTTGTGTGGACTTTGACCTCATCGATTAAAATGGTCATTTTcactttataaatatctaattTTCAAAGTGCCCGCCAATCAGTGCTGCAAATTACAATAGAAAGTTAGAAAGCAAGGTGAAGTTGGCTGCGGTGAGGCCCACACTGCTATTGTATAGTtagatctggctattttccATCTCGCCAAAGTTCGCGTGTGGCCAcactagaaaatttaaatttagtttggtgaaaattttaaaatgcaaaagctttgaaataaataattaatttgatgaaaatttaaaattcgaaataagaTAGACTCAAAGaaagcattttaatgaaggtttgaagctcTTCACCGCAAGGGGACAGGAgttaaaaacttaattctaaaaaatataaaaaaatcgactaaattctagcaaaaaaatctgcaaaaaactgaattttcttAGGTGCAaccaaatttacaaatttattacaatgGTACAAGTTGCTAGATTGCgaaattttgcagggtggcagcccctACACCGAGTGGCAAtcttccacaccagtgctgccaaaaatattaatagcaaaacttagCTGAATATAGCTTAGCTTTAAAATAGCTAGTTCGGCAGCAGTGCTTTAACTGTCGGAAGAGACAACAGCTGTTAAACTTTTCtaattagtttattaaattcaaatgtttgtgtggaagaaaataataatatctttaATTAGTCAATGTGGTGATAATAATCTGATATGTTAAGTTAAACTATGTAGCAGTCCAGCAGCTCGTGCTGCATGCTTTTTGCTCATATGAATATTCAAAAAAGCCGcaacaaagttgaaaaatcGATTTTTCAAACGCAATCGAAATAGAACAGGTACAAAATTcagaaactgaaaccgaaGATTGTGCCAGTTTATTAACGGAATTGAATGCTTGCAGGATGTGccattaaatcaaatattagcCTAGAATCTTAGAATACGCTGCTGACAATGCCAGAGAATTTGGAGCTGCATCAGTTTGTGGATGGGACGAGAACGGGGGATTTATCAAACCAATGGGTGGAACGTCTGAAGAGGCGGGCAAACTGTCCGTATCTGGGCATTATACTGGCCACGCTTTCATCGCTATTCTTCTCACTATGCTCGGTGATAGTCAAAGGACTCGTGGATGTCAATCCCATGGAGCTGGCATCGTTCCGCTTTGTGGGCGTGCTCCTGCCCACCATTCCAATACTCATATACACAAAGCAGCCGGTGTTCCCGGAGGGCAAACGAGTGATTCTGATGCTACGCTGCTTCATGGGCACCACGGGATTGATGCTCAGCTTTTATGCCTTCCGGCACATGCCGCTCGCCGATGCCAGTGTGATTATATTCTCCACCCCTGTGTTCGTTGCCATATTCGCGCGTGTCTTCCTCAAGGAGCCGTGCACGCTCTTCAATGTGGTCACTATCAATATGACGCTCCTTGGCGTCGTCCTGATCACCAGACCGCCCCTGGTCTTTGGTGATCCAGTGCCCGATTCCGATAGCGAAAAGTATTCGGATAAGACGTACGATATTTGGGGACCAGTCGCTGCCATATCATCGACGCTATTCGGTGCCAATGTTTACATCCTACTGCGTGCCCTCAAGAACCTCCACTTCTCAGTGATCATGACCAATTTTGGAGCAATTGCATTAGTCTACACCCTCATCGTATGCGGATCCATTGGTGCGGTATGCTGGCCCAGCTGTGGACGCGATCGCTGGCTGGTCGTCGTCCTGGGCATCTTCAGTTTCCTGGGACAAATCCTGTTGACGCTTTCGCTGCAGGTGGAACAAGCCGGTCCAGTGGCAATCGCACGTTGTGCCGACATCGTATTCGCGTTCATCTGGCAAATCATGTTTTTCGGTGAAGCTCCCAATGCCTATTCCTTGTTTGGTGCTCTAATGGTCGTCAGCTCGGTTATTCTGACTGCCATGAAGAAATGGGCCATGACACTGCCCCGGGAATCCTCGCTCCGTAAGCGATTACGAGTCATTCTACTGGAGTAGACCAAGATCTTGTAGTGATTGATAGATTGATTAGTTGTATTGATAGTTAATGGAATGCTTTAGACACGTTCGTGGTTTCTTTCAACTTAGCGTATTGACGCTCACATTGTacttcaaaatcaaatttgggCATCAGGGAACAATGCTCAAAACTAATTCGTAACATATTAAAAAGCTCagcttttatatttacatatataaaggCGCATTACTTAAACacctacatatatattatacataaaatagGCATAAAGTTTTAAAGTTCGAGCGTGATACTCATACCATCAATAATAGTAATATTCATACACACAGAGCTGGGAGTATTGattaaagtttgttttcattaaattattcacaaatatttgattaaattagctAAGTTTTTCAACTATATCTAAATCCGATTGACACGATGTATTTAAAATCGAATTCTCACTctttcttaaatcaattaaaatcgaTTGAAATACAACTTCaacaaatattcatatttgtatcacttaatatatgcatatttcgAATTTCCCCTATCTCAAAatcctattttttttgtcaggtCCCTAGTTAGAGTCGCCGTTCTGCCACATATATagaactacagtttgaaaaataactgggttAGAATCCTACACTGCCATGTTAATCAATTATCCAATTATACTCATTATACTATTTTCATGggttattcaatttaaagagaGGAGAATCAAAATCATACTATGACACTGATATCGCTTTAAGTGGCATGTAGCGTgctcataataattataataaacgtattcaaaaaaaatttcacaacGATTTAGTAGTAGTTGAAAAATGTAACTAATTATATCTGGTTCTAGTGGCACACTGGAAGATCTCCACTAAATATTacaaacgtttttttttgtaaaggtTTTCttgattcaaaaatttaatcactATTCCCACATATTGACTAtgatatacacacacatactaatGACACAACTATTTGATTTAGTTTAGCGAAATTcattaagttgttgttttgtacaTTGTTATACATGCTTATACTACAGAAGGTATTTCCATAAAAatgaactaaataaataaatacaacttgtgtaaaattaaacaacCGTTGTCTGCCgttaaaatttaatggaaTGACAGGCAATAAGCGATAGATAGCGCCACTGTATCAGCGGCAGTAAAagctgattttgatttcgatacTTGTGAGGTCAGCATAGCACAATAAGGTATCGTACTATTTGAACTCGTGACGTCACATCGTTTATTATGCTCACAAGCAAATACTACTCACTTCATTAACAGTCGGTTAACATGTGTAACCTTGTTATGCAGTTAGCCCTGACGACAGCGCGTCGGCGCCACCgttgcagtgctgccaactttttagaggagAAAATGTTAAGTGAGGAGCGAATTGCTAATGAGTAACGTATATGAGGAGTAACGTAATGAGAAGTAACGTAACACtgacaaatgaaaatttcaaaatgcaataacttgcaaaaaattaataaattaatgaaaattaaaaattcgaaattagatgaAATTAAGGGAAACATTTGTATGAAGGCTCGTCACCCCAAGGGGAGAgaagtaacaaaaatttaattctaaaaaacaatctcaaaaaatcgacaaatattctaacaaaaattctgcaacaattttaaaaattctatcttCAATATTAAGAAGAATTCAAGAAAAGGTGAATTCTCTTAGGTGTACcgattttgcaatttgattaaaatggtacATGTTGCCAGATCAGAAAAATTTGAAGAGTGGCAGCTTTAAGACCGGCTGGTCCGTTGCCACAACAAACCATAAAAAAGtactcaaaaaaacaaacaaacaaacaagcttGCCGctcaaaagaaaagaaatacacaaaacaattttcaacgTGAACGTGAATACGTCGTAGTGTGCGCCGGACttacatattttgataaaatattatatttaaatacattgaAAAAGGAACACTAcgcaaacagaaaacaaacacGTTGTACATTCGATTTTTGGGAGCAGCTGTTGGTTGTTGCGACATATGGtgatataaaaacatttagaaACCCAAATCGGCAATTACGGCATCCAGTTCGTCTTGTAGATTTGTAGCCCGGGAGCGCACCTGTGAAATTTGATCCTGCAAATTGTCCACATTTGCCTGAAGGAGCACATTGCATTTCCTCATTGCGGCAAAGCGACTCTCGTGCTTCTTAACTCGCGGTTCCAGATTGCCCTTCTTAGCGGAATTAGCGGAATCCTTAAACACATAGGTATGTAAacaaatatagtatatacatataaattataggaatataaattgaatatttaccTCCGCTTCTGATTCGCTGCCCGATTCCTCTTCGCTTTCTTCTGATTCCGATTCCTCAGACTCGTCTTCTGATTCTTGCTCTTCCTCTTGTTCcgcttcctcttcctcttcatcCTTGTCCTCACTGTCAAGTTCGTCTTCATCCAGCTTCATCGAGGCGGCCATCTTCTGTACTTCCTTCTCCAGTTTCTTGAACTTTTTATTCTCCTCTCTTCAAATTGAATACACCATGAAAATACTATGAAGAACATATTTAAGATAGTTGACTTACTTGAGAATAACATGATTCTTCTTCATGGCCTGTTTCAGTGCATCCTTCTCCTTCTTGGCTGCCTCTTCCTTAACCTTTAGCTTGGTTAGTTTGCTGCGCAACACCTTCACCTCCTTGCCCAGTCGTCGTTCGCGTCGTTCTGTCTTCTTCTCCTCGGGCTCATCTGGATCGCTTTCGCTAAGCTCCAGATCCAGCTCTGGGGAACTGTCGCGTCCAAAGTGTGCGTCGCTTGGTCGCCGGGATCCATCCAATGAGCCGCCACCCTACATTCACAATAGACCAAAGAATTACTAAAACATCTCTCCGACGGCAACCCCTGACCGAATGCAGCTTGTGGCATTACCTTGTACAGGCCGTGATTACCGTGATTACCGTGATTGGTCACCTGGTCGTAGTAATCATCGCTGTCATCGTCGTAAGCAAAGCAATTACTAATATGCGGTCTGTTAGTGCTTGGCGTCGAATTGCCCTTATAATATAAGCGATAGCGTTGGTTAATTGGTTAATGTTTTATGTTAGTGTGGGCAAACAGAAGCGTTTTTCAATGGGGTTTGTCTCACTCATGGATCATCTTTAGATCTTTTAAGATCCTTTTCTCAATTGTTAATTGAGAAAACGACCTTTAGTGTGTGCACAACACTTTAAGGGGTTATTCGAATGCGGATGTTGAGATAGTAGAGATGTGATATTGTAATACAGTACATATCTTCACTAGACCTAATTCTCAATAATTTCAAgtttatattgttataaaaattatatcagTTAATTCTATTTTCATTGGAAATTTATACTagtgtaattgaaaattaaaattagcaaGATTCTGATTTcaatgaacaaatttttaaatttaagatagaAAACGAACAACTACCAAGtgtgtgtaaaaaaaatttaatgagcttCCAATTTCTggaattttttcatttgaaattcataCGATTCTAATTGCTACAAATTCCAATTCGCGTAGTTTCTGTTGTCAAGACAAAGAGTGTTCATTTTTAGCAACACTTATCAATGAGTGTGTGTCGGAAAAGGTGTCTTTAATCCATCAAAAGAAGCAATTTAAAGTTAAGACtaattggttgagatatcaaCATCCACACACGTTTCTGCCCCCATCAATGTAGTATGTGTAGTGTGTTGTCAGCTGatgtgtaattatttatagctACTGCTATTGCTATAGCTAGAACTATTCCCATCATTTGCAGctacaattacaaatacaactacaactacaactacaactacaactatagCTAGAATCATTGGCAAAAGCGACTAATTGCGATTGCTTTGTTAGCTTGGTTTAGTTTTCTGGCTGAGCTGTCGCTGGGAGGCGGCGCAGACGGCGCTGAAAATGTGCGAGAACATGTGGATATGTGTGGGTTATGACCCCATCTTCaagtttaactttaacttcaaCTGACAACACCAACACATTGTGCGACTTGTCTTCCCGCTCCCGCCCCGTCCTCGCCCTCGATTTCTTAGTCTGTAAGTCGCTTACCTGCAGCGCCGCTGCCAATTTGCGCTCCAGCAATTGTATCTGTCGCCTTTGTTCCTCGATTTCCGTTTTCGCTTCGACGAGCAGCTCGCTGGTGTCGTGGTAGTTCTGTTCCACCTCCTTGGACACCTTGCGCGCATCCTCCACCTCGCGTTTCAGCGAATTGACGTACGCCTGCTCGGATGTGGGCGTGGGATCCATGGTGGCCACAATGACATTTGAACCGTACTCGAGATTCTTCTCTCGCGACTTCTCCCGCTCCAGTTCAGTTTCCAACGTTCGGATTTTGGCCAACAGTTTCTTATTCTCACGTTCCTGCGCGTCCCGATTGCGCAGCTCCATGGCCAACATTTGCTTGGTGCTCTGCAGATCGTCGCGAATCTTATCAATGTCATCCAGCTCATCGGGACTCTCCTCATCAATGGACATGGCCGACACAATGCTGGGCCTGGAGCTGCCTGCTCCAAGTGCACTGGCATTAGCTCCCGGACCGAGCGCATGACTGCTGGGCGCCTCGCTCAGCATATTGACCTTTGACTGCGACTTGTGCAGCTGCTCCTCAATGGTCATCTGGCGACGGAACTTGCGCAATCCCCCCAAAATGGGTTTGCTGCGATCATTCGTCTGTGTGGGACGCAACCGAACGCCGCCTTGGATCTGCTTGAGCAGCTTGTTGTGCGAATTGTCCTTCTCTGTTTCATAGATGAACTTGTCGTCCACTTTGGTCATCGACTTGCACGTCAATATGGGCTGAGATCTGCACGGAAATTGGTGCTTTTAATTAGTTGCGTTGgaatttttttgggtttttcttAAGTTTAAGAATCTATGTTTATCGTTTGGTCAAAGCAATCAATCTCAGGAATAttgattcaaatttttttgcttttattattttacaaagttGCATCTTGCACAACactattatttaatatgtttaattaaCCATTGCAACAATCACTAGAGcactttgaaatttgcataaatttttatcataaattatgcagcacgaatttatatcaaatcaattgaaatgttgttgatttttttccgCTTCTTTATAGAAATAGTTAAGTTGTTAGTTATACTACTACACGAAATTAATTACTGATTTCCAACTCCACTAAATTATAGAATTCTAATCTAcactaaatatttagttgaatGTGTGTCTTGGTACTCATTGATTTACTTAACTTGCTTAGTTTATTGTCTTTGAATTTTCTACGGTGtggaataaaatttaatattttcagcgGAACTGAGAAGATTTCCATGAAGAATTTTTGTTACCACTAAAGATTGATAATTTGGCCATAGTTCTGTcatataaaagatttttttctttgttttagaAATGCATTTTCTTCCCCCTTCAGATTAACTTTAGACTTTCAACTATCATAATCAAGTGCATGTTAAAAATATCTGGGATAGATTTAACCAATGTATAATAGTTTATTAGTTTCTTTGATAGCTTTGATTGATTTACCTTCGCCGTTTTgataactaatttaaaaactattcatAAATGACCTGCCATTTATGTGAAACGGTCTAAATGAGCTACTCACCTAtcgttgcatgccacatggcGCAGCTTCCTGCCGCTCTCGACCTCCTTCATCATCTCGGACCAGTCTGGACGTCGTCGTGGTCGTGTTCTGcatgaaatcaaataaatggtGGCTTAGTCTAAAAGAGATTCTGGTTCAAATTCTGTAAGTGTGCTTACTTCAGCTTTTCGAGTGTTTTCTTCTGCGTGTCGGATAACTCGCGCTTTTCGCCGGCAGCCAATGgaggcggtggcggtggtggcgcCTTTGGCACCAGAGatggcagcggcggcggcgctGGAACTGTTAAAGTggatagagagacagagagagagagagagagggaaataGAAAGGTTAGCAGCTGCCATGGCTAAGATATAAGTATGGATGGTTTGCCCGATTTtcttgcttatattttttcggTTTGCAAGTAAATCGTTTAGCGCTGCGTGCACTCGCggttattaaatataattttaatttaatgagtttGCAATTTGTGTCAGTTGTTTGCGCAAAGTTCTTCTCGCCACAGGCCATACATATCAATTGAGTTTCAGCTGGATGTGCAAGGGGAGTGTTTTCTTTCCAATTCGGTTGTTGCACGCTCTCTGATGCTCTGCATTTGCCGGCATTGGCTGAGATTGAAAAGTTACTGCCGTGGTCGTCCGAGACCGAGACACCCGACACCCGACACCCAACACTGAGCTTGTTTTATTGCTTTAACACCCTGAAACATCCGGAACTACACAGAGTTTTAGTTCGAACTCAGCAGGGGGAGAAAAagtttgattgcatttttttactttgtgcCGTTGTGCTTGACTCTACTTTGgtttagttagttagtttaaAGTCTGTGATGCGCTTGCTGCAGGCTTTTGTTAACTAGgccaattaatttgaaatgtttgcaCAAGCTGTTGCTAATAAATTTCCGCCTAAATTGTTAGCCTAACAAGTTCCGAGACGCCAGAATATTTCTTCTTCGAGTTGCCCTTGTAATTAGcaattggaaaactttttgatttgttttttaaccCGTAACAGTAACCCCCTCACTTTCCACTCTACATTTATCCTTGATCCCTTCCACAAACACGCACAAGTTGGTATACAATACTTTGCATTCTTTTCAGCTTGTTTAACGTCAACACCCTGTACAGGTTGATGGTTGGCTTTGCCTTTGTATTGTTGATGCTAAAAAGTGCAAAAGTCAAACAACTGCTTAAGACAATGGCGGCGCCAAGTGATGAAAAGCTGACAAATCTGTTAATTAGCTTTGTTTGAATGAACTCGGGACCATGAGGCAACATacaacacacagcacacaaGCAATCTTCCAGCAAAGAACACCTCATCACCCCTTGGGTCGACCTAAAAGGCAGCCAACCTTGCAGCAAACAGAAACATGCCCCAATCTCAATCTTATCCTTTTGTCTGACTGGCCTTGTCCCTCCATCCTTCTCTCTCTGCCTCACTCTTGCTCTCTCTGCCCCGTTTTAATACGCTTTAGTCAGGCTTCTCTTGGAAGCTTCATCTCTGGTTTTAGCAGTCGCGCCTGGCTGAATCTGCACTTAATCTTTAAGTGGTTGGCTGCCTTTGCGGTGGCGTTGCATTATCCACTACTCCAATTCGGTTGCTCATTCTGCACCTGTGCTTGAAACTAATCCCGAACTCGTGTTACTTTACTCAATGAAATCAGATCAGCGCCAAACTTGATTATTGCCGTCtcttcctgctgctgctgttgctgcatgtTAATGTAACATCCTCGCCACGTACTTTATCCTCTTCATCTTGGCCATCCTCTTCTGTCTGGCTGCCATTTGTAGTCACTGATTAAAATACGTGGTCAACTTTTTGGGCAGCCAATTGAGCGCTCGTTTAGTAAGTTTCGCTTAATTcgttttagtaatttatggCAAAGCTCTGGCAAAGCGACATCCTAAATCAGGATCTCCCCCACTtttgcacacactcacaaaatgaaaatgaaaacagaaactgaaactgaaaaggCGAGCAgagtacaaaaaaacaaagaaagaaaaatacaaaaaacaaaaaaaagcaaagaagaAACTTACCCAAGGCACTTTGTGGAAGGGTGCCGGGCAGATAAAACTCTTCATTCACTCATTCATTCATGTcgacaaaattatttcttatttaaataaaatgctgaGCTGAACGAGTCCCAGCGTCTCTGAGATGATGCTACCCACTTAATATACCGCAAAGCCCGCACTTACAACGACGCAAAATGAATAGCGGGGTatgtaaacataaattttgcgAGCTCACTCAGTGCTCTCCCCAATCGTGGGAGTACCCTCGCC
The genomic region above belongs to Drosophila innubila isolate TH190305 chromosome 3R unlocalized genomic scaffold, UK_Dinn_1.0 2_E_3R, whole genome shotgun sequence and contains:
- the LOC117790421 gene encoding exonuclease 3'-5' domain-containing protein 2 produces the protein MSSQQSAVNTKRWALIAAGLGLFYVLVRHRQSMLGLLRGKLFVGSYQSLQHKRIEVISSIHESQRILNELKKHCQSFKVLGFDCEWITVGGSRRPVALLQLSSHRGLCALFRLCCMKQIPKDLRELLEDDEVIKVGVAPQDDAKKLSHDYGVGVSNTFDLRFMAIMAGHQAEGLGKLAKTHLNFVLDKNWRLACSNWEATQLDSAQLNYAANDALAAVAIFQKLSRDLEPRSFLNWRPIEFNQIRPKIEPFLDVDFTRGYAAGISNKSVSVSSSHPMTTKVKQEKTLSKKKQQCRNLGTQSKVFYDNCLLEAPDGELLCTIDRRKASWYLNQNLGAQISEHPFTVRLNFEPAGRAVGDVGRYYQTPKENQCVVCGRRDAYIRKNVVPREYRKHFPVVMKSHTSHDILLLCPNCHQLSNISDNKIRNRLAVSCDAPFKHRDGMVKYHDDQQLRSVKSAGKALMQQNDRIPSEKVAQMQKTILDYYAEEKQITEELLKRAADIDCKVENEDFCQHGKKVVDMYRDKFGGLIELERIWREHFLNTMQPKFLPELWNVNHNADRLEVRASEGRVDNADLVVAGLESVVNCSDISKT
- the LOC117792334 gene encoding solute carrier family 35 member G1, with the translated sequence MPENLELHQFVDGTRTGDLSNQWVERLKRRANCPYLGIILATLSSLFFSLCSVIVKGLVDVNPMELASFRFVGVLLPTIPILIYTKQPVFPEGKRVILMLRCFMGTTGLMLSFYAFRHMPLADASVIIFSTPVFVAIFARVFLKEPCTLFNVVTINMTLLGVVLITRPPLVFGDPVPDSDSEKYSDKTYDIWGPVAAISSTLFGANVYILLRALKNLHFSVIMTNFGAIALVYTLIVCGSIGAVCWPSCGRDRWLVVVLGIFSFLGQILLTLSLQVEQAGPVAIARCADIVFAFIWQIMFFGEAPNAYSLFGALMVVSSVILTAMKKWAMTLPRESSLRKRLRVILLE
- the LOC117792162 gene encoding nucleolar protein dao-5 isoform X1 translates to MPFVTPRSTTSAGSAAGSNSGSSGRTTFRPPWVKEDAATVSSAATKPATTPWAKKATANEAKENGEKAATTTTTTTNSKAKAAPATTTTTTGGAAKKSAEPAKKTAVEPVKKTTAAATTTTTKAAANKNTEPIVKKTTLPLKKAAPEPVKKAASSLVTKKPAAKKKEPTPPPESSSSEEESEEEEEEESEEETESEEEVTEEEETDEDEEDDDDDDDDDDDDTTVEAKVPEHVKKAAQLRPTQINKKPEPQESELTQRFTLEKPKLRSVVVKRDKSMKKVAPEDDDEAVEGETEEERERRLRFKLEKPKLRHVKREEKPLPSKSTDNLLKIRPVLKKVPKIDEILKEPKEEPKPEFKTKTLRKAPSIKREQSIKNVPAPPPLPSLVPKAPPPPPPPLAAGEKRELSDTQKKTLEKLKTRPRRRPDWSEMMKEVESGRKLRHVACNDRSQPILTCKSMTKVDDKFIYETEKDNSHNKLLKQIQGGVRLRPTQTNDRSKPILGGLRKFRRQMTIEEQLHKSQSKVNMLSEAPSSHALGPGANASALGAGSSRPSIVSAMSIDEESPDELDDIDKIRDDLQSTKQMLAMELRNRDAQERENKKLLAKIRTLETELEREKSREKNLEYGSNVIVATMDPTPTSEQAYVNSLKREVEDARKVSKEVEQNYHDTSELLVEAKTEIEEQRRQIQLLERKLAAALQGNSTPSTNRPHISNCFAYDDDSDDYYDQVTNHGNHGNHGLYKGGGSLDGSRRPSDAHFGRDSSPELDLELSESDPDEPEEKKTERRERRLGKEVKVLRSKLTKLKVKEEAAKKEKDALKQAMKKNHVILKEENKKFKKLEKEVQKMAASMKLDEDELDSEDKDEEEEEAEQEEEQESEDESEESESEESEEESGSESEAEDSANSAKKGNLEPRVKKHESRFAAMRKCNVLLQANVDNLQDQISQVRSRATNLQDELDAVIADLGF
- the LOC117792162 gene encoding tropomyosin isoform X3 — protein: MMKEVESGRKLRHVACNDRSQPILTCKSMTKVDDKFIYETEKDNSHNKLLKQIQGGVRLRPTQTNDRSKPILGGLRKFRRQMTIEEQLHKSQSKVNMLSEAPSSHALGPGANASALGAGSSRPSIVSAMSIDEESPDELDDIDKIRDDLQSTKQMLAMELRNRDAQERENKKLLAKIRTLETELEREKSREKNLEYGSNVIVATMDPTPTSEQAYVNSLKREVEDARKVSKEVEQNYHDTSELLVEAKTEIEEQRRQIQLLERKLAAALQGNSTPSTNRPHISNCFAYDDDSDDYYDQVTNHGNHGNHGLYKGGGSLDGSRRPSDAHFGRDSSPELDLELSESDPDEPEEKKTERRERRLGKEVKVLRSKLTKLKVKEEAAKKEKDALKQAMKKNHVILKEENKKFKKLEKEVQKMAASMKLDEDELDSEDKDEEEEEAEQEEEQESEDESEESESEESEEESGSESEAEDSANSAKKGNLEPRVKKHESRFAAMRKCNVLLQANVDNLQDQISQVRSRATNLQDELDAVIADLGF
- the LOC117792162 gene encoding calponin homology domain-containing protein DDB_G0272472 isoform X2, whose product is MPFVTPRSTTSAGSAAGSNSGSSGRTTFRPPWVKEDAATVSSAATKPATTPWAKKATANEAKENGEKAATTTTTTTNSKAKAAPATTTTTTGGAAKKSAEPAKKTAVEPVKKTTAAATTTTTKAAANKNTEPIVKKTTLPLKKAAPEPVKKAASSLVTKKPAAKKKEPTPPPESSSSEEESEEEEEEESEEETESEEEVTEEEETDEDEEDDDDDDDDDDDDTTVEAKVPEHVKKAAQLRPTQINKKPEPQESELTQRFTLEKPKLRSVVVKRDKSMKKVAPEDDDEAVEGETEEERERRLRFKLEKPKLRHVKREEKPLPSKSTDNLLKIRPVLKKVPKIDEILKEPKEEPKPEFKTKTLRKAPSIKREQSIKNVPAPPPLPSLVPKAPPPPPPPLAAGEKRELSDTQKKTLEKLKTRPRRRPDWSEMMKEVESGRKLRHVACNDRSQPILTCKSMTKVDDKFIYETEKDNSHNKLLKQIQGGVRLRPTQTNDRSKPILGGLRKFRRQMTIEEQLHKSQSKVNMLSEAPSSHALGPGANASALGAGSSRPSIVSAMSIDEESPDELDDIDKIRDDLQSTKQMLAMELRNRDAQERENKKLLAKIRTLETELEREKSREKNLEYGSNVIVATMDPTPTSEQAYVNSLKREVEDARKVSKEVEQNYHDTSELLVEAKTEIEEQRRQIQLLERKLAAALQGGGSLDGSRRPSDAHFGRDSSPELDLELSESDPDEPEEKKTERRERRLGKEVKVLRSKLTKLKVKEEAAKKEKDALKQAMKKNHVILKEENKKFKKLEKEVQKMAASMKLDEDELDSEDKDEEEEEAEQEEEQESEDESEESESEESEEESGSESEAEDSANSAKKGNLEPRVKKHESRFAAMRKCNVLLQANVDNLQDQISQVRSRATNLQDELDAVIADLGF